The Lutibacter profundi genome includes a region encoding these proteins:
- the carB gene encoding carbamoyl-phosphate synthase large subunit encodes MPKNTNIKSVLIIGSGPIIIGQACEFDYSGSQAIRSLKEEGIEVTLINSNPATIMTDPSLADNVYLKPLTTKSIIQILEIHPEIDAVLPTMGGQTALNLCIEADDKGIWDDFNVALIGVDIAAINITEDREQFRKLMIQIGVGQAPSTIANSFLKGKEIAQEYGFPLVIRPSFTLGGFGASIVYDKEDFDDLLSRGLEASPIHEVIIDKALLGWKEFELELLRDNNDNVVIICAIENMDPMGIHTGDSITVAPAMTLSDTTYQRMRDMAIHMMRSIGDFAGGCNVQFAVSPDEKEDIIAIEINPRVSRSSALASKATGYPIAKIAAKLALGYHLDELNNQITKTTSALFEPTLDYVIVKIPRWNFDKFEGSDRTLGLQMKSVGEVMGIGRSFQEALHKATQSLEIKRNGLGADGKGEKDYDTIIQKLTYASWDRVFVIYDAIQMGIPLSRIYEITKIDMWFLKQYEELLVLENEISTYKLGELTYELLLEAKQKGFADRQIAHMLGCWESEVHAKRMKLGVNRVFKLVDTCAAEFDAQTPYYYSTFENKMITSKGSCADNESKVSNKRKVVVLGSGPNRIGQGIEFDYCCVHGVLAAKEMGYETIMINCNPETVSTDFDTADKLYFEPVFWEHIYDIIKHEKPEGVIVQLGGQTALKLAEKLDKWGVKIIGTSFEALDLAEDRKRFSELLVDLKIPFPKYGTATTADEASEIADSLDFPILVRPSYVLGGQGMKIVINKEELEKHVVDLLRKIPNNMLLLDHYLDGAIEAEADAICDGKDIYIIGIMEHIEPCGVHSGDSNATLPPFNLGEFVMQQIKDHTKNIALALKTVGLINIQFAIKEDVVYIIEANPRASRTVPFISKAYQEPYVNYATKIMLGENKIKDFKFNPQLEGFAIKQPVFSFNKFPNVDKKLGPEMKSTGESILFIDSLKDDQFYELYSRRKMYLNK; translated from the coding sequence ATGCCTAAAAACACAAACATAAAATCTGTTTTAATAATTGGATCGGGCCCAATTATTATCGGTCAAGCTTGTGAATTTGATTACTCTGGTTCTCAAGCAATTAGATCTCTTAAAGAAGAGGGAATTGAAGTGACTTTGATTAACTCAAATCCGGCTACAATTATGACGGATCCTTCTTTAGCTGATAACGTTTATTTAAAGCCATTAACAACAAAATCTATCATACAAATTCTAGAAATACATCCTGAAATAGATGCTGTACTGCCTACAATGGGTGGACAAACAGCATTAAATTTATGTATTGAAGCTGATGATAAAGGTATTTGGGATGATTTTAATGTAGCGCTTATAGGTGTTGATATAGCAGCTATTAATATTACTGAAGATAGAGAGCAGTTTAGAAAGTTAATGATTCAAATAGGGGTTGGGCAAGCACCATCAACAATAGCCAATTCATTTTTAAAAGGAAAAGAAATTGCACAAGAATATGGATTTCCATTAGTAATACGACCTTCATTTACATTGGGTGGTTTTGGAGCTTCAATAGTTTACGATAAAGAAGATTTTGATGATTTATTAAGTCGAGGGTTAGAAGCTTCCCCAATACATGAAGTAATTATAGATAAAGCTTTGTTAGGTTGGAAAGAATTTGAATTGGAATTGTTACGAGATAACAACGACAATGTAGTTATAATTTGTGCTATTGAAAATATGGATCCAATGGGAATTCATACAGGAGATTCAATTACTGTTGCTCCTGCTATGACTTTAAGTGATACTACATATCAAAGAATGCGTGATATGGCTATTCATATGATGCGTTCAATAGGAGATTTTGCAGGAGGTTGTAATGTACAGTTTGCTGTAAGCCCTGATGAAAAGGAAGATATAATTGCAATTGAGATAAATCCACGTGTTTCACGGTCTTCTGCATTGGCTTCAAAAGCAACGGGTTATCCTATTGCAAAAATTGCCGCAAAATTAGCACTAGGTTACCATTTAGATGAATTAAACAATCAAATAACCAAAACTACATCTGCTCTTTTTGAACCTACATTAGATTATGTAATTGTTAAAATACCACGTTGGAATTTTGATAAGTTTGAAGGCTCAGACAGAACTTTAGGGCTGCAAATGAAATCAGTTGGTGAAGTGATGGGGATTGGGCGTTCTTTTCAAGAAGCACTTCATAAAGCAACACAATCATTAGAAATTAAACGTAATGGTTTAGGCGCAGATGGAAAAGGAGAGAAAGATTACGATACTATTATTCAAAAATTAACCTATGCAAGTTGGGATCGCGTTTTTGTTATTTATGATGCTATTCAAATGGGGATTCCATTAAGTAGAATTTATGAAATAACAAAAATTGATATGTGGTTTTTAAAGCAATATGAAGAATTATTGGTTTTAGAAAATGAAATTTCTACATACAAATTAGGAGAATTAACCTATGAATTGTTACTAGAAGCAAAACAAAAAGGTTTTGCAGATAGGCAAATTGCACATATGTTGGGTTGCTGGGAGAGTGAAGTACACGCAAAAAGAATGAAATTAGGTGTTAATAGAGTTTTTAAACTAGTTGATACCTGTGCCGCAGAATTTGATGCTCAAACACCTTACTATTATTCAACATTTGAGAATAAAATGATTACTTCTAAAGGAAGTTGTGCAGATAATGAAAGTAAAGTTTCAAATAAGAGAAAAGTAGTTGTTTTAGGATCTGGCCCTAATAGAATAGGGCAAGGAATTGAATTTGATTATTGTTGTGTTCATGGGGTTTTAGCAGCTAAAGAAATGGGTTATGAAACTATTATGATAAACTGTAATCCAGAAACAGTTTCAACAGATTTTGATACCGCTGATAAATTGTATTTTGAACCCGTTTTTTGGGAACATATTTATGATATTATAAAACATGAAAAACCTGAAGGAGTTATTGTTCAACTAGGAGGTCAAACCGCTTTGAAATTAGCTGAAAAATTAGATAAATGGGGTGTGAAAATTATTGGTACTAGTTTTGAAGCCCTAGATTTAGCTGAAGATAGAAAGCGTTTTTCAGAATTATTGGTCGATTTAAAAATACCTTTTCCAAAATATGGGACAGCAACAACTGCTGATGAAGCTTCTGAAATAGCTGATAGTTTAGATTTCCCTATTTTGGTACGTCCTTCTTATGTTTTAGGTGGACAAGGAATGAAAATTGTAATTAACAAGGAAGAACTAGAAAAACATGTAGTAGATTTGCTTCGTAAAATTCCAAATAATATGTTGCTGTTAGACCATTATTTAGATGGGGCTATTGAGGCTGAAGCTGATGCTATTTGTGATGGAAAGGATATTTATATAATTGGAATTATGGAGCATATTGAGCCTTGTGGAGTGCATTCTGGAGATTCAAATGCAACATTGCCACCATTTAATTTGGGTGAATTTGTTATGCAACAAATTAAAGATCATACCAAAAATATTGCATTAGCTTTAAAAACTGTTGGGTTAATTAATATTCAGTTTGCTATAAAAGAGGATGTTGTTTATATAATTGAAGCTAACCCAAGAGCTTCACGTACGGTGCCTTTTATTTCAAAAGCATATCAAGAACCGTATGTTAATTATGCGACAAAAATAATGTTAGGAGAAAATAAAATAAAAGATTTTAAATTTAATCCACAATTAGAAGGTTTTGCTATTAAACAACCTGTATTTTCATTTAATAAGTTCCCTAATGTTGATAAAAAATTAGGACCAGAAATGAAATCTACAGGAGAAAGTATTCTATTTATAGATAGCTTAAAAGATGATCAATTTTACGAGTTGTATTCTCGTAGAAAAATGTATTTAAATAAGTAA